A window of Gudongella oleilytica genomic DNA:
ATACCATTAAGGTAACGAATGAAAGATATGCAAGAGTTGGCCTGGTGGCTAAAAACCTTGTGGACATGTTCCCGGACAAAGGTACAGTAATGACCCAATGCTTCGGAGAAACAATAGTTGGAATGATGTTAAGGGAAGCTAAAGTCAGAGGAAAGAACATAAAGCTGTTTGTTCCCGAGACAAGGCCGTACTTCCAGGGAGCAAGGCTGACTGCAAGTGTAGCTTATGATCAGGGCTTTGACGTTACAGTAATAACAGATAACATGCCTGCATTCGTTATGGAGAGAAAAGGCGTTGATGTATTCACATCGGCTGCTGATGCTATATGTATGGATGGCTACGTGGTAAATAAGATCGGTACCTTCCAAATAGCTATAGTTGCGAAGTATATGGGCGTCCCGTATTTTGTAACGGGAGTCCCGGACAGGGGACATGAGACAATAAAAACAGTGACTATTGAAGAAAGAGATCCTGATTTTGTCCTTCAGGCCATGGGAGTAAGAACGGCCATGGAAGGAGTAAAAGGATTTTATCCTTCCTTTGATGCCACACCACCACATCTGGTAAGCGGAGTGGTAACTGATAAAGGGATATTTTCTCCATATGATCTGTACAGATACTTTGGAGATAGCGACAAAGCAGAGCTGGTGCTGTAAATTCGGCTGCTGGGTAAAAATATCCAGCAGCCCTCAATTTTTGTAATTTTTGATATAGACAAGCGCTCATGCAAGGTGATAATATATAAGTATAGACGGGAAAAGGTTTTCCGATTTAAAATGGAGGTGTATGCCATGCAATTGAAATTTGCAAAGAGAATGGAAAATATCAAGGCCTCTGAAATCAGAGAGCTACTTAAACTGACCCAAAGACCTGAAATCATTTCCTTCGCGGGCGGACTGCCGGCTGCTGAGCTGTTCCCAGTTGAAGAGATGATACATATCAGCAAGGAAGTAATAGAGAAGCACGGCTCCAAAGCGCTGCAATATGGTCCCACTGAGGGGTATCAGCCGCTGAGAGAAGCTATCGCCAGGAGGATGGAGAAGG
This region includes:
- a CDS encoding S-methyl-5-thioribose-1-phosphate isomerase encodes the protein MHREDRDLAFMLQYHNVAWYEDGKVRILDRRIYPAQKSFEICESHKEVAKAVADMVTQSAGPFLAAGMGMALAAYEARNMAREAKLRFLDEAADTISSARPTTAKRMRLIVDGCLEAARSSIDLDEKLDQVIFEHTIKVTNERYARVGLVAKNLVDMFPDKGTVMTQCFGETIVGMMLREAKVRGKNIKLFVPETRPYFQGARLTASVAYDQGFDVTVITDNMPAFVMERKGVDVFTSAADAICMDGYVVNKIGTFQIAIVAKYMGVPYFVTGVPDRGHETIKTVTIEERDPDFVLQAMGVRTAMEGVKGFYPSFDATPPHLVSGVVTDKGIFSPYDLYRYFGDSDKAELVL